A genomic region of Miscanthus floridulus cultivar M001 chromosome 3, ASM1932011v1, whole genome shotgun sequence contains the following coding sequences:
- the LOC136541528 gene encoding protein SEEDLING PLASTID DEVELOPMENT 1-like: MLRALNPSPSPLRARPACRASPRRPSRGSWARPRAAAQPPVRRPSGDRLCAPSRGAAAAALLPAPGATAAAPGARGELEAFLEVVPARMRRGLALHQEVRDLVEVVMDLGRRPVARFPSGDWVISDQVVTADDLRQAVAKVGDFSEDNRSGINHSLHRISAIRNRKAQIIGLTCRVGRAISGSAEMIRDLVVSGGSILVIGPPGVGKTTLIREIARILADEGKKRVIIVDTSNEIGGDGDIPHSGIGRARRMQVPKVTMQHNVMIEAVENHMPEVIVIDEIGTELEAMAASTIAQRGVQLVGTAHGVTIESIIKNPCLQMLVGGIESVTLGDEEAKKRKVQKTILERKGPPTFSCAVEMISKTECRVHHKLDATVDAILAGKPPKFEARKMHNNSTESEMPLVIPDREYEIESLPLYQEDMVTKSISSEGNISEDFAASRQTKIKSMPLDDNFGDDFVYTRKVKGKKSVPGKSLVRVYTYQISEADVLQVATVMGFDDELDVTDDIGAADVILASSSEMKQNPWIHNVAKYHKLPIFVVKTNTMAQIVKAIRMIVGRDNRSSKQPKVMEGEIEIEDDAPIRKPSLEEIDALEEARLAIEYIVIPGGEPVELLPRCSEIVARQLELVESYQLLAETFGSDSNSRLQILPVKITKKGSSKDNGVSKPTKQTGSDLIFSENGGGSSFSRLPFLPK, translated from the exons ATGCTCCGGGCGCTCaacccgtccccgtccccgctccGCGCGCGCCCGGCGTGCCGAGCCTCACCGCGGCGGCCCTCGCGGGGGAGCTGGGCGCGGCCCCGCGCCGCGGCGCAGCCGCCCGTGCGCCGGCCCTCCGGGGACCGGCTGTGCGCGCCGTCGcggggcgccgccgccgcagccctgCTGCCCGCGCCTGGTGCGACCGCGGCGGCGCCCGGGGCGCGGGGCGAGCTGGAGGCGTTCCTGGAGGTGGTGCCCGCGAGGATGCGGCGCGGGCTGGCGCTGCACCAGGAGGTGCGGGACCTCGTCGAGGTCGTCATGGACCTCGGCCGCCGCCCGGTCGCGCGGTTCCCGTCCGGGGACTGGGTCATCTCCGACCAGGTCGTCACCGCCGACGACCTCCGCCAGGCCGTCGCCAAG GTAGGTGACTTCTCTGAGGACAACCGATCTGGGATCAATCACTCGTTGCACCGGATCAGTGCTATCCGGAATCGGAAAGCACAGATCATAGGGCTCACTTGCCGTGTGGGTCGAGCTATATCTGGCAGTGCAGAGATGATCCGTGACCTAGTGGTGAGCGGTGGTTCGATATTGGTGATTGGGCCTCCTGGAGTTGGGAAAACCACTCTGATCAG GGAAATAGCTAGAATTTTGGCAGATGAAGGTAAGAAACGTGTGATCATAGTGGACACATCTAACGAAATAGGAGGTGATGGGGACATACCTCACTCTGGCATTGGACGTGCTAGGAGAATGCAAGTTCCCAAAGTTACTATGCAGCACAAC GTAATGATTGAAGCAGTTGAAAATCACATGCCGGAAGTAATTGTTATCGATGAGATTGGTACAGAACTCGAGGCAATGGCAGCTAGCACTATTGCTCAGAGAGGCGTTCAACTAGTTGGAACTGCTCATGGGGTGACAATCGAGAGCATAATTAAAAACCCTTGTTTGCAAATGCTCGTTGGTGGGATTGAG AGTGTGactcttggtgatgaggaagcAAAAAAGCGGAAAGTCCAGAAAACCATTCTCGAGAGAAAAGGACCCCCTACATTTTCATGCGCTGTTGAGATGATATCCAAAACTGAATGTCGAGTCCATCACAAGTTAGATGCCACAGTGGATGCTATTCTTGCAG GGAAGCCTCCTAAGTTTGAAGCTCGCAAGATGCATAATAATTCTACGGAGTCAGAAATGCCGTTGGTGATACCTGATAGAGAGTATGAAATAGAATCACTGCCACTATATCAGGAAGATATGGTCACCAAGTCAATATCATCGGAAGGCAACATAAGCGAGGATTTTGCTGCCTCCAGGCAAACAAAAATCAAGAGTATGCCATTGGATGATAATTTTGGTGATGATTTTGTTTATACAAGGAAAGTAAAAGGGAAGAAATCTGTGCCTGGAAAGTCTCTAGTCCGTGTATACACATACCAG ATATCAGAAGCTGATGTATTGCAAGTAGCAACAGTGATGGGATTTGATGATGAACTAGATGTAACAGATGACATCGGAGCAGCCGATGTGATTCTTGCATCAAGTTCTGAAATGAAGCAGAATCCTTGGATTCACAATGTTGCCAAATACCACAAGCTTCCCATATTTGTTGTTAAG ACTAATACGATGGCTCAAATAGTTAAGGCTATCAGAATGATTGTTGGAAGGGACAACAGATCAAGTAAGCAACCTAAGGTTATGGAGGGTGAGATAGAAATTGAGGATGATGCTCCGATACGTAAGCCATCTTTGGAGGAAATTGATGCTTTGGAG GAGGCTCGGCTTGCAATCGAGTACATTGTTATTCCAGGCGGGGAGCCGGTTGAACTCCTCCCAAGATGTTCAGAAATAGTTGCTCGGCAGCTGGAGCTCGTAGAGAGCTACCAGCTACTTGCTGAAACCTTTGGAAGTGACTCCAATTCGAGGTTACAGATTCTCCCCGTGAAAATAACCAAGAAGGGTTCTAGTAAAGACAATGGAGTATCAAAGCCCACTAAGCAAACCGGATCGGATTTGATCTTCAGTGAGAATGGCGGCGGCTCAAGTTTTTCTCGGCTGCCCTTTCTGCCAAAGTGA
- the LOC136541529 gene encoding SEC12-like protein 1, which translates to MVGGGGEASAAGGGKVACAAWIRRREEKAAAAAAARVFAAYGRAAGAAGSPAALEVLGFDAKECSLSPEPLARAVLGEGGAGDAPRGIAVHPAGDEVVCATATGCRLFKLIFEEFTVRIIPRDAPPLESVGPQKCLAFSTDGAKFAIGGEDGHLRIFHWPSMNVLLDEPKAHKSFRDMDISLDSEFLVSTSTDGSARIWKIDEGAPLVNLTRSSDEKIECCRFSRDGMKPFLFCTVAKGSKVVTVVWNISDWERIGYKRLLGKPISTLSVSLDGKYLALGSNDGDFCAVDVKKMEVSHWSKKVHLGSSVTSIEFCPTERVVISTSHQWGAELTKLNVPADWKEWQVWLVLLALFLASAILFYVFYERSDTFWNFPMGRHQPAKPFNVLKESPPVPEDQNPW; encoded by the exons atggtcggcggcggcggcgaggcttcGGCGGCGGGAGGTGGGAAGGTGGCGTGCGCGGCGTGGATCCGGCGCCGGGaggagaaggcggcggcggcggcggcggcgcgggtgtTCGCGGCGTACGGCCGGGCAGCGGGGGCGGCCGGCTCCCCGGCCGCGCTCGAGGTGCTCGGCTTCGACGCCAAGGAGTGCTCCCTCTCCCCCGAGCCCCTG GCGAGGGCCGTGCTCGGGGAGGGCGGCGCGGGCGACGCGCCGCGCGGCATCGCGGTGCACCCCGCCGGCGACGAGGTCGTCTGCGCCACCGCCACGGGCTGCAG GTTATTCAAACTGATATTTGAAGAGTTCACAGTACGCATTATTCCAAGAGATGCTCCTCCACTAGAATCTGTTGGACCACAAAAGTGTCTTGCTTTCAGCACAGATGGTGCCAAATTTGCCATTGGTGGAGAG GATGGGCATCTCAGAATATTCCATTGGCCAAGCATGAATGTGCTTTTGGATGAACCCAAAGCTCATAAATCCTTCCGAGACATGGATATCAG CTTAGACTCAGAGTTCTTAGTTTCAACATCCACTGATGGATCTGCAAGAATATGGAAGATAGATGAGGGCGCACCACTGGTCAATTTGACTCGATCCTCG GATGAGAAGATTGAGTGTTGCCGCTTTTCTAGGGATGGCATGAAACCGTTCCTATTTTGCACTGTTGCAAAAG GTTCCAAAGTTGTTACTGTTGTCTGGAACATAAGCGATTGGGAGAGAATTGGGTACAAAAGACTTCTGGGAAAGCCTATCTCCACACTTTCAGTTAGCTTGGATGGGAAGTATCTGGCATT AGGAAGCAATGATGGTGACTTCTGTGCTGTTGATGTAAAGAAAATGGAAGTTTCTCACTGGAGCAAGAAAGTTCATCTTGGTTCCTCAGTCACCTCCATCGAGTTTTGTCCTACTGAAAG GGTTGTAATCTCCACATCACATCAATGGGGAGCAGAGCTGACGAAACTGAACGTGCCTGCTGACTGGAAAG AATGGCAAGTCTGGCTCGTACTCCTGGCGCTCTTCCTAGCGTCCGCCATCCTGTTCTACGTGTTCTACGAGCGCTCGGACACATTCTGGAACTTCCCCATGGGGCGACACCAGCCGGCGAAGCCATTTAACGTGCTCAAGGAGTCTCCTCCGGTCCCCGAGGACCAGAATCCATGGTGA